A genomic region of Salvelinus namaycush isolate Seneca chromosome 7, SaNama_1.0, whole genome shotgun sequence contains the following coding sequences:
- the LOC120051276 gene encoding integral membrane protein 2B-like has protein sequence MVKVTFNSSFGQRDLKKACNAEALIPEERDLEDGMRVRRQSKVWCWYRCLGLALMLSGVVVGGAYLYKTYILERKVYWCGVDYLEQDYMVQDKDEVALPSALRHIQESIRVLEDVELINVPVPEFSDSDPADIVHDFKSRLTAYLDLSLNKCYVIPLNTSIVMPPKDLLELLINIKAGTYLPQSYLVHEQMMVTERLENVDQLGYFIYSLCKGRDTYKLERRETILGREKREVLNCRTIRHFENKFVVETLICEP, from the exons ATGGTGAAAGTAACATTTAACTCATCCTTTGGACAAAGGGATTTGAAGAAAGCATGCAATGCCGAAGCGCTTATTCCGGAGGAGAGG GACCTGGAGGATGGCATGCGGGTGCGTCGGCAGTCCAAGGTGTGGTGCTGGTACAGGTGCCTGGGCCTGGCTCTCATGCTGTCAGGTGTGGTGGTGGGAGGGGCCTACCTTTACAAGACCTACATACTG GAGCGCAAGGTGTATTGGTGCGGGGTGGATTACCTTGAGCAGGACTACATGGTTCAGGACAAGGACGAGGTGGCCTTGCCCTCTGCGCTGAGGCACATCCAAGAGAGCATCCGTGTGCTGGAGGACGTGGAGCTAATCAACGTGCCCGTGCCCGAGTTCTCAGACAGCGACCCGGCCGACATCGTCCATGACTTCAAAAGC AGGCTGACAGCCTACCTGGACCTGAGCCTGAACAAGTGCTACGTCATCCCCCTCAACACCTCCATCGTCATGCCTCCCAAGGACTTGCTGGAGCTGCTCATCAACATCAAG gctGGTACCTACCTTCCCCAGTCCTACCTGGTccatgagcagatgatggtgacTGAGCGTCTGGAGAACGTTGACCAGCTGGGATACTTCATCTACAGCCTCTGCAAGGGCAGAGACACCTACAAGCTGGAACGCAGAGAGACCATACTGG GCAGGGAGAAGCGTGAAGTCCTGAACTGCAGGACGATCCGTCACTTTGAGAACAAGTTTGTGGTCGAGACACTCATCTGTGAGCCTTAA